The genomic DNA GAATGAGGGGCGCAAGGCGCTTACCCAACGCTTCGACGGAGATCCGCAAGGGGCCGTGCTGCCCGACCTAGTGACGCCCGAATTCGTGCGTGATGAAATCGCCAAGGGCCGCGCCATCATCCCGGCCAACGTCAACCATCCCGAAGCCGAGCCGATGATCATCGGGCGCAATTTCCTGGTCAAGATCAACGCCAATATCGGCAATTCGATCATCACCAGTTCGGTCGCCGACGAGGTGGAAAAGCTGGTCTGGGCCATCCGCTGGGGCGGCGACACGGTGATGGATCTCTCGACCGGCAAGGGCATCCACCAGATCCGCGAATGGATCTTGCGAAATTCGCCGGTTCCCATTGGCACGGTGCCGATCTATCAGGCGCTGGAGAAGGTGAACGGCAAGGCCCAGGACCTGACCTTCGAAATCTTCAGGGACACGCTGATCGAGCAGGCCGAACAGGGCGTCGATTACGTCACCATCCATGCCGGATTGCGTTTGAAACATGTGCCGTTGACCGCCAAGCGGGTGACCGGCATCGTCTCGCGTGGCGGCGCCACGATGGCCAAATGGTGCCTGTCGCACCACAAAGAGAATTTCTTGTACGAACGTTTCGACGAAATCTGCGACATCCTAAGGGCCTACGACATCGGCGTCAGTCTGGGCGACGGTTTGCGTCCCGGTTCCTTGGTCGACGCCAATGACGAAGCTCAATTCGCCGAGTTGGAAACCCTGGGCGAACTGGCCAAAAAGGCATGGGCCAAAGACGTGCAGGTGATGATCGAGGGGCCGGGCCATGTGCCCATGCACAAGATCAAGGAAAACATGGATTTGCAGTTGAAGCTGTGCCACGAGGCGCCTTTCTACACGCTGGGTCCGCTGGTCACCGACATCGGGGCCGGGCACGATCATTTCGCCAGCGCCATCGGGGCGGCCATGATCGGCTGGATGGGTACGGCCATGCTGTGCTACGTGACGCCCAAGGAACATCTGGGCCTGCCCGACCGCGCCGACGTCAAGGCGGGCGTTATGGCCTATAAGATCGCCGCCCATGCCGCCGACATCGCCAAGGGCCATCCGGGAGCCAGATTGCGCGACGACGCCATGAGCCGGGCGCGTTTCTCCTTCCGCTGGAAGGATCAGTTCCGCTTGGCTTTGGATTCCGAGACCGCCCAATCCTTCCACGACGAGACCCTGCCCGGCGAAGGGGCGGAAAAGGCGCATTTCTGCTCGATGTGCGGTCCCAAATTCTGCTCGATGCAGATGAGCCACGAATTGAAGGAGCTGGCGGGGCAGGGCCTGAACGAGATGGCTGAGAAATTCAACCAACAGGGCGGCGAACTGTACCAAAAGGCATAACCGCCACGCATCTCTTGCTCTTGCGGATCGGGGGGGCTATCTTCGCCCCCTGTCTTTCCTACGTAGTGCCCCCAATCAAGTGAAGCGCCCTCTTCTCATCGCCCTGTTTGGATTGGCCGGAACCGTGGCCGCCGTCGTGCTGGCCCTGTTCTGGGGGCCGAACGACGAACCCGCGCCGCAAATTCCAGGCATGGCGGATTCGCCCCAATTCCTGAAGCCGCCGACGCCTTTGGAACCCAGCCAGGCCAGACCGGCGGGCCAGCAGGGCGAGGCGCAACCCAGCGGCCCGGACCAGCCGCCGGTGTTCGATGTGGTGCGCATCAATCCCAAGGGCGACACGCTGATCGCCGGACGCGCCTCGCCGGGGGCGGAAGTCACGATCCTGGACGGCGAGAAGGTGGTGGGCAAGGTCATGGCCGACAATCGGGGAGAATGGGTCTTCATTCCCCGCGAACCGCTTTCTCCCGGCAAGCGCCATTTGAAGCTCTCCGCCACCACGTCCAAGGGCGTTGTTCTCGAATCCGCCGTCCAGGCCGAGATGGTCGTGCCGACGCGCGACGATGGGGCGGGATCGCAAGGCGGAGGGGAACCCGGACGCGGCAATCTGTCGATGGACCTGATCGAGGACGAGAAATCGGGCCATCTGGCGCTTTCCGGACAGGCGACGCCCAAGGGCACGCTGCAAATCTTCCTCGACAACCGGCTGCTGGGCCGGGTCGAAGCCGACGCCAAGGGCCGCTGGGCGCTGAAGAATCCGCTGGCGGTGGCCGACAGCAAGATGCATGTCTTCAGGGCCGACGAATTGGGCGTCGAGGGTCGCGTTCAGGCGCGCATCGAACTGCCCTATATGCGCGAAGAGCTGATGGAGGATTTCGCTAGGCCCAATGTGTGGCAGGTGAAGTCGGGTCAGACGCTGGAGAAAATCGCCTTGGAAGTTTATGGCGACAAGGCGGCGGCCAAGGCCATCTATGAGGTCAACAAGAACCAGTTGCGCACGCCCAGTTCCTTGGTTCCCGGACAGATCCTGTTCCTGCCCGGCTGGCCTTGACGCCGCTTGCCGGGCATACGGTAATGCCGTATAGTTATTCCCAATGAAATTCGATTTCGATGCGAACAAGGATGCAGCCAACCGAGAGAAGCATGGCTTGTCGCTGGCTTTCGGCGCCAAGGTGTTGGCGGATCCCAGTCGTCTCGAGATTCTCGATGTGCGTTTCGACTATGCCGAAGAGCGATTTATCGTCTATGGCAACGTTCTGGGACGCATTTATGTCTGTGTCTTTGCCGAACGCGGTCGGACGCGCCGCATCATCAGCGTGAGAAAAGCCAATGAGCGTGAAACGAGCCGCTACGACAAAACCCCGCGCTGAACCGGATGTTGACGCGCCACTGAGCGACGACGAGTTCGAACGCGGTCTGGGCGCGGCACTGGCCAGGAAAGCCCGTGCCGCCACGGGGCTTTCGCAAAGCGTTTTTTCCAAGCGCTTCGGCATTCCGGCGGCCACTTTGCGCGATTGGGAACAGGGCCGTCGCGCCCCGGATGGAGCCACGCAAAGCTATCTGCGGGTGATCGCCAAAATGCCCGATGCGGTGGCCAAGGCGCTTAAAGCGGCGTAAGGGA from Alphaproteobacteria bacterium includes the following:
- the thiC gene encoding phosphomethylpyrimidine synthase ThiC; translation: MNAIDKPFSVTTGPLAGSVKDYETLEGGIRVPHRRIDLENGESLLTYDTSGPYSDPDARIDITKGLAPIRQAWIMARGDVEAVTPHPVPAPEGTMPVFDRQSRPVLKAKPGLAPTQLAYARAGIVTPEMIYVAARENEGRKALTQRFDGDPQGAVLPDLVTPEFVRDEIAKGRAIIPANVNHPEAEPMIIGRNFLVKINANIGNSIITSSVADEVEKLVWAIRWGGDTVMDLSTGKGIHQIREWILRNSPVPIGTVPIYQALEKVNGKAQDLTFEIFRDTLIEQAEQGVDYVTIHAGLRLKHVPLTAKRVTGIVSRGGATMAKWCLSHHKENFLYERFDEICDILRAYDIGVSLGDGLRPGSLVDANDEAQFAELETLGELAKKAWAKDVQVMIEGPGHVPMHKIKENMDLQLKLCHEAPFYTLGPLVTDIGAGHDHFASAIGAAMIGWMGTAMLCYVTPKEHLGLPDRADVKAGVMAYKIAAHAADIAKGHPGARLRDDAMSRARFSFRWKDQFRLALDSETAQSFHDETLPGEGAEKAHFCSMCGPKFCSMQMSHELKELAGQGLNEMAEKFNQQGGELYQKA
- a CDS encoding LysM peptidoglycan-binding domain-containing protein; translated protein: MKRPLLIALFGLAGTVAAVVLALFWGPNDEPAPQIPGMADSPQFLKPPTPLEPSQARPAGQQGEAQPSGPDQPPVFDVVRINPKGDTLIAGRASPGAEVTILDGEKVVGKVMADNRGEWVFIPREPLSPGKRHLKLSATTSKGVVLESAVQAEMVVPTRDDGAGSQGGGEPGRGNLSMDLIEDEKSGHLALSGQATPKGTLQIFLDNRLLGRVEADAKGRWALKNPLAVADSKMHVFRADELGVEGRVQARIELPYMREELMEDFARPNVWQVKSGQTLEKIALEVYGDKAAAKAIYEVNKNQLRTPSSLVPGQILFLPGWP
- a CDS encoding BrnT family toxin, encoding MKFDFDANKDAANREKHGLSLAFGAKVLADPSRLEILDVRFDYAEERFIVYGNVLGRIYVCVFAERGRTRRIISVRKANERETSRYDKTPR
- a CDS encoding helix-turn-helix domain-containing protein, producing the protein MSVKRAATTKPRAEPDVDAPLSDDEFERGLGAALARKARAATGLSQSVFSKRFGIPAATLRDWEQGRRAPDGATQSYLRVIAKMPDAVAKALKAA